The nucleotide sequence GTAATACCTGTATTAATCGTAGTAGCTTTTATTATTTATTATTACGTTATGGGAAATCCTGAAAACTTCCAGGGAAATAATGTTAATAATCTTCCAAAACCAGGTAACTATCTTGGGATTATTTTTAAAGGTGGGATAATTGTTCCGATACTAATGGGAATTTTAATGATGGTTATTACCTTTTCAATTGAAAGATGGATAACTATTACAAAAGCAAAAGGAAAAGGAAGTATTTCAGCTTTTGTGATTCGCGTTTATCAAAAATTATCTCCAAAAGAAATTGACTCTGCAATACAGGAATGTGACAGGCAAAGAGGTTCGGTTGCAAATGTAATTAAGGCAGGTTTATTAAAATATCAGCAGGTATTCGGTGTAAAGGAAATGAATAAGGATCAAAAAATTGTTACCATTAAACAAGAAATTGAGGAAGCAACATCACTTGAGATGCCAATTCTGGAACAAAACCTCGTAATTCTTGCGACTATCGCACCTCTTGCAACCCTTATGGGATTGCTCGGAACAGTGCTTGGAATGATCAGGGCTTTTGCTGCGCTTGCAACTGCTGGTGCACCTGACGCAATTGCACTTGCAACCGGTATTTCGGAAGCACTTATTAATACTGCCTTTGGTATCGGTTCTTCTGCTTTAGCAATTATTTTTTACAATTATTTTACAACCAAGATCGACAAAATGACTTATGCTATTGATGAAGCTGGTGTTGCTATAGTACAGAACTTTTCGTCGCACCATAGTTAAAAAATTTATTAATTATTCAACCGGTTTGTAATTATGCCAAAAGTAAAAGTACCTCGTAAAAGTACATTGATCGATATGACTGCAATGTGTGATGTTGCATTCTTGTTGTTGACATTCTTCATGTTGACTACTCAATTTAAAGCAGATGAATCTGTTATAGTTGATACTCCATCATCAATATCAGAAATTAAACTACCCGATACTGACATTCTCAACATAACCGTTTCCAACGATGGACGTGTTTTTTTCCATATTGATAATAAAAACGATACTCGTGTACGTCTGCTTCAAAGAATAAGCGAAAAATATCCGGAATTAGAATTTACTCCTGAAGAAATCAAAGCATTTGAACTCACAGGAAATGTTGGTGTTCCCCTTTCACAGTTAAAGGGATATTTAGATTTAGAAGATGTTGAAAGAAAAGCTTATAATCAGCCAGGAATACCTGTTGATTCTACAAATAACGAACTCGGTATGTGGATTATGCAAGGCAGACTTACTAATCCAAATGTTCGTATTACAATTAAAGGTGATCAAGCTTGTCCGTGGCCAGTTATGAAAAAAGTAATGGATACACTTCAGGATAAAAACGTAAATAAGTTTAACCTTATTACCGATCTCGAAACTGATCCTAACAAATTGAAAGGGATTTAAGTAATGGCTGAATTAGAACAAAAACAAGGTGGTAAGAAGGGTAAGAAAAAGGGTCGCAAAAAAATGTCCACAAGAATTGACCTAACTCCAATGGTTGATCTTGGATTTCTGCTTGTAACATTTTTTATGTTAACGACCACTTTCAGTAAACCCCAAACGATGGAAATTAATCTACCTGTAAAACCAAAGGGAGAAGTAAAAGAAGAGGAACAAAATGCACTGAAAGCATCAAAAGCTTTTAATATTATAATTGATGGTGAAAACAGACTTTTTTGGTATCGCGGATTGCCACAAGAAGCTGTTGAACCATTGGTTGAAACAAATTACACTGCGGATGGTATAAGGAAAGTACTATTGGAACGAAATAGTTCAATCCCGGATATGGTTGTTCTAATAAAGCCAACAAATGAAGCAAATTATAAAAACGTTGTTGATATCCTGGATGAAATGAATATTTCCAATATAAAGCGATATGCATTAGTTGATATTACACCAGATGATCTTAAAGCACTTCAAAATTATAAAGAAGGTAAGTAATTATGACAGAAGAAAAGAAAAATCAAACTGACATTGAAGAGCTTATCTTTGCTAAAAAGAACAAGGAATATGGAGCTTATAAGTTAAGAAAAGCTTATAAGACATACCTTGCACTTGCAATGTGGATAGCAATTTTTGTTGTTCTAATGGTTACTACAGGTCCAGCTGTTTACAGAATGATAAACCCGGAAACAGTAGAAGTTACTAAAAAGAGAGTAGTACAAATAACTCAGTTGGAACAGCCACCATCAATTGGTGAGCAGAAAGAAATAGAGCAGGTTGAAGCTCCGCCGCCTTTAAAGTCCACTATCAAATTTACTCCACCTGTTGTAAAACCTGATGAACAAGTTAAAGATGAATATATTCCTACTGTTGATGAATTGAAAGAAGTTGATCCGGGAACTGAAACACAGGAAGGTAATCCTGAAGGCGTTGATTACAGTTTAATAGAAGTTGAAGAAAAAGTAGTCGAAAAAGAAGAAGCACCAACCTATTTCGTAGCAGTTGAAGAAATGCCTGAACCAATTGGCGGTATCAAAGCCATTCAGGAAAGAATTTCGTATCCTGAAATTGCTAAGAGAGCCGGTGTTGAAGGAAAGGTTTACATCCTCGCATTTGTGAATGAAAACGGAGACGTTACCAAAGCGCAGATTCTCAAAGGAATCGGCGCAGGCTGCGATGAAGCTGCACGTGATGCCGTCTTACAAACCAAATTTAAACCTGGTAAGCAGAGAGGAGTGCCTGTAAAAGTTCAGGTCTCCATACCGATTGTATTCAAGCTTCAGTAATTTGATATTCGACCAAAGGAAGTTATGCTTTGTCCATAATGAGCATCTTCAATCTTGCCATGTCTCTCATCTATATTGGAGCAGGTATGTTTCTTATTTTAGGTAAAAATATTTTCAGTTTTACAGATTTTCAGAAAATTGGTTTAGGAGTAATACTAATCGCTTACGGAACTTTCAGAACCTATAGTTCGATAAAAAAATTATTGGGGAAAGAGGAAGAGAATGAAAGTTAATTTATTCACTTCATTTATTGTTTGTGCAGCACTATTCTTATCAAACTGTAAAAGTTCTGATTCTCCATCGGATACACCTACTTACGGAAAAATTGCAATCTCCGTTGATGAAACTTTCAAACCACTGATTGAATCTGAAGTCGATACCTTCCAGAAAATTTATGAATACGCTGAAGTTACAGTAAAATACAAAACTGAAATTGACGCATTTTATGATCTGATGGAGACGGATATCAGGCTGATCATTGTTCCGAGAACACTTAATAAGACAGAACTTGAAGTATTTGAGAAATGGGAAATAGTTCCCAAGATCACCAAGATTGCTTACGATGGTGTTGCTTTAATCGGAAGTAAAGACCTAAAAGATTCTACACTAACTATAAAAGAAATCGGTGAACTTCTGAAAGGGGAAAATATACCGGGATTTAAGGATACGAAAATTATTTTCGATAATAGCAAGTCAAGCACGATTCGGTTTTTAAAAGAAAAAACAGGCGCATCTGAATTATCAAAAAATTGTTTTGCACTTGACTCCAATACTGCAGTACTAAATTATGTGGCTGCAGAAAAAAATTGTATTGGTGTTGTTGGAGTAAATTGGATCAGCGATTCAGATGATACTACCAGGTTGAGTTTTTTAAAATCGGTTAAGGTACTCGAGATAGCGATGACAAAAGATGATGATTTTTATAAACCTTATCAGGCGTATATTGCACAAAAGTATTATCCTTTGTGGCGTGAAGTTTATATAATCAGTAAAGAAGCTTACACAGGTTTGGGAACTGGTTTAACTGCGTTTATTGCAAGTGAAAGAGGTCAACGCATCGTACTAAAATTTGGTTTGGTACCTGCAACAATGCCTGTAAGACTTGTAGAATTAGTAGAAAATGAAGACTTATACATTAAACAGGAATAAACGATGTCTCGTAAAAATATTCTATACATACTTTTCTTACTTCTTTTCATTCCCATAAGCTTATGCGCCCAGGATATTACATCTGGTGTGAAGCTGATCAGAAATGAAAAATATAATGATGCAAAAAAATATTTTAAAGGGTTCCTATCTTCAACGTCAGCGTCTGAAGCATATTTCTATCTTGGAGAAATTTATATGATCGAAGAGAATGTAGATTCAGCGAGGATTTGTTATACAAAAGGAATGGAATCTAATAAAGATTTTGCGCTTAATTATGCCGGTATGGTTAGACTAAATGTGCTTAATGGAAATGATTCAGAAATTGCTAAGAACAGAAACCAAGCTTTCGACTTAAGTGATGAAGAAAATCCAAAAGTTTATATTGTAATTGCTGAAGCTTTTATGCACATTAAATACTTTGACACTGCTATGCAGATAATGGATAAAGCATTGGCGAACAAACTAAAAACAGCGGATATTTTTATTACAATTGGGAAAATATATCTCGGGAAAATCAACGGCACAGAAGCAATAAAGAATTTTGAAGAAGCTTTAAGAATTGAACCGGAGAACCCTGAAGCTCTTTCACTAAAAGCCAGAGTTTATTCGCTTATAAGTAATTACAATTCAGCAATTTCACTTCTCGAAGAAGCAATCGCAAGCGACTCCACCTATTCACCGGCATACAAAGAACTCTCAGATGTTTATTCAAATATTAATAATTATTCTAAAGCTGCTGAGTATTACCTGAAGTATATCAACAAATCAGAAACAAATAATGAAAAACTAAAAAGGTATGCTTCAATTTTATACCTTAATAAAGACTACCGGAAAGCCATTGACATTCTTGAAGAATTAGTAAGTAAAGATCCTGATAATTCGTCTTTAGTTAGAATTCTTGCATATTCATACTTCAAATTGGATGACATCGAAAATAGCAAGTCATACTTCCAAAAATTATTTTCGATGTCCGATGATAAATATCTGCCAAGTGATTATGAGAATTATGCTGAGTTGCTGAGTAAAACCGGGAATGATTCCTTAGCGATAGAATATTTAGCTAAGGTAGTTCAAGCAGACAGCTCACGCAATGATGTTTACGGAAAAATGTCTATCCTCTACTACAAGAATAAAAATTGGGATGGTGTTATCAGTTCACTTAATAGAAAAAAGGATTTAACTGCTCAGGAATATTTTGATCTTGGTAAAGCATATTATTTCACTCAAAAATATAATGAAGCTGATAGTGCTTTCAGTACGCTGGCATCAAAAGTTCCTGATCTCGCAATTGCTTATTTCTGGCAGGCAAGAGTTAAAGCTAATTTCGATCCTGAATCAGTTGAAGGTCTTGCAAAACCTTACTATGAACAGTTCATCACAATATCACAAGAGGATACGACTAAATTTAAAAAAGAACTTATTGAAGCTTACTCCTACCTCGGCTATTATTATTATTTGAAAACTGATAATGCAAACTCGAAATTATACTGGCAGAAGGTTTATGCACTTGATCCTAAGAATGCGCAAGCTGTTGAAGCTTTAAAAAGTTTATAATAAAAATATTTTTCTTATTTCTTAAAAGCGTTCTTAAACAGGACGCTTTTTTGTTTTAAATAAATTATTCCTCCAACGTAGATAGATTTCCCGGATCAATTCCCAAAGCTTTTGCTTTTAAAACTCTTCTCATAATTTTTCCGCTTCTAGTTTTGGGAAGTGAATCAACAATTTCGATACGTTCAGGCTTTGCTATTGGACCGACTTCGTGACCAACGTGCTGTCTTAACTCTTCAATCAGCTTATCTGATTTTTCATAGCCTGTTCTTAAAATTACAAACGCGTGTATTGCATTCCCTTTTATTTCGTGAGGCAGTCCAATAGCTGCGGCTTCTGCAACAGCAGGATGACTTACAAAAGCACTTTCTATTTCTGCAGTACCTAGTCTATATCCTGAAACTTTTATTACGTCATCTACTCTGCCAATCACCCAATAGTAACCATCTTCATCTCTTCTGGCGGAATCACCTGTCATATAAACACCTGGAAATCTTGACCAGTATTGCTGGACGTATCTTTCAGGATCATTCCATATTGTTCTGAGCATTGCTGGCCAGGGAGTTTTAATTACTAGAAATCCTTCTTCATTGTCTGCAACTGATTTACCTTCTTCATCAACAACATCCACTTTTAGTCCTGGGAATGGTTTGGTTCCTGAACCTGGTTTTAATGGTGTACATGGCATCGGTGTAATCATAAACATTCCTGTTTCTGTTTGCCACCAGGTATCCATAATTGGACAGCGTTCACCGCCGACAACTTTATGATACCATCTCCATGCTTCAGGATTTATTGGTTCACCAACACTTCCGAGTAATCTTAGTGAAGAGAGATTGTGTCTTTTAACCCAGGCATCACCGAATCTCATAAAACCTCTGATTGCAGTTGGAGCTGTGTAAAGAATATTGATTCCATATTTTTCGATCATTCCCCACCATCTGCTTGGATAAGGATAAGTCGGCGCTCCTTCATACATAAAAGAAGTCGCACCATTTAGAAGAGGTCCATAAACAATATAACTATGTCCTGTAACCCAGCCTGGATCTGCGGCACACCAAAACCGGTCTTCTTCGTGAATGTCGAAAACATATTTCAGAGTTGTGTACATACCAACCATATAACCGCCGTGAGTATGTACGATTGCTTTAGGCTTACCAGTCGTTCCGGAAGTGTATAGAAGATAGAGCGGATCCTCAGCATCCATTATCTCTATATCGCATGAATTTCCTGCGATAGGCAACGACATCAAATCGTGATACCACATATCTCTTCCAAATTCCATATTAACTTCGTGACCGGTTCGTTTAACTACTAAAACGCTTTCAACAGTTGCTGCTCTTTGAAGTGCTTCGTCAGCAATCTTTTTCAACTCAACAATTTTTCCTCTCTGGTAAGCACCATCGGCAACAATTAAAACTTTAGACTGACTATCTTCCAATCTTTCACGCAATGCTTCAACCGAAAAGCCACCATAAACAACAGAATGAATTGCACCAATCCTTGCACAGGCAAGCATTGCCATTACAATTTCAGGAATTCTTCCCATATAAATTGTCACACGATCACCTTTTTTAACACCAAGACTTCTGAGAACGTTTGCAAAGCGGCATGTTTCTCTCTTCAAAGCAAAATAAGACAAAGATCTGAAATCACCATTCTCCCCTTCCCAGACAAATGCAACTTTATTACGCCGGTAAGTTTCGCAATGAACATCAAGACAATTATATGCGATATTCGTTTTTCCGTTTACAAACCATTTGAAGAAAGGTTTTTTGGAATCATCAAGTACTTTATCCCACTTTTGAAACCAGTGAAGATTTTTAGCTTCATTTTCCCAAAAACCGATATAATCTTTGTCAGCTGATTGATATAACTGCTGGCATTTTGCATTAGAATTTTTAATGATTTCTTCGGTTGGATAATAAACATCGCCGGAGAGTTTTTTATCTGTCATAATTAGTTTCCTCCATTTGCAGGATTATTATTATATCGTCCTGACGTATAGTGTTAACTGGCAATCAATTTATTTATTTAATGGTTATTTATTTTTCTATTCTCTGCTATCTGCTGAAAGTAAAACTCAATATTTTTACATTGAGATAGATGTTTCATTCAGTTTGTTATGCTCGGATCATTAACTAAACTATTTAAGAGCTACACTATTTATACCTTACATTATCTTCCAGACTGCTACCGGGCTGCACCCACTCTTTAATGGTTTTAATCTTATGATCATCAAGTTTTGCACCCGGATGAGTAAATGTATAAATCGGCAGCGGCATATTTTCTTTTTCAATTTCCTCAACTATTTCCTCATATATTTTTTCTCTTTTCTCAGCTTCATATTTATCCCACTCAGAAAAGTTAAGATGCTTTCTTCCATCATTCACATCTCCGGCAACTAGAAAGGAAACCGGTGCAATGTGAGAATACCACGGCCAATCTGTTTCGTTGGAGTGACAATCGTAACACGATTCGCGCAATATTGAAGCAACTTTTTCGGGTGCATTAATATCCCAACTGATTGAAGGATTTGTTCGTTCAACAGGTACAAATTGGATCCCAACTAAAATTACTACCAATGCAATTACAATTTTTTTCATTTGAATTAACTCTCTGATTATTTAAAAAATTTATCAATTGATAAGCCGGGTATTTTTATTCTCAATCAACTTATCAGCAATTGATTATACTAACTTTGGTCCTGCAGCAATAATTTCTTTCTCTGTATCAGCTTCATATTCTCTGAAGTTATTCACAAACATAACTGCCAGTTTTTTTGCCATTTCATCATAAGCATTTTTATCTTTCCATGTATTTCTCGGATTTAAAACATCAGCAGGTACACCTTCGCAGGATTTTGGAACTTTTAAATTAAATACAGGATCAGTCTCATAATCAATATTTTCAAGTTTTCCATGGAGAGCTGCATTTAACATTGCTCTTGTATATTGAATTTTCATACGTGAGCCGACACCATAAGGACCACCAGTCCAGCCAGTGTTGACAAGCCAGCATTTCACGTTGTGCTTTTTAATTTTCTCACCCAAAAGTTTTGCATAAACAGTAGGATGCCAAACCATAAACGGAGCCCCGAAGCAAGTGCTGAATGTAGCTTTCGGTTCAGTAACTCCTTTTTCTGTTCCTGCTACTTTTGCAGTATATCCGGAGATGAAATGATACATCGCCTGTTCTGTTGAAAGTTTAGAAATAGGCGGCAAAACACCAAATGCATCAGCAGTCAGCATAATAAGATTTTTCGGATGACCAGCTTTTCCTTCTTCAACAATATTTTCTATATGTGTAAGTGGATACGCAGCCCGTGTATTTTCAGTGAAAGTGTCATCGTTTAAATCTATTCTTCTGGTTTGTGCATCAATCTGGACATTTTCAAGTATAGTACCGAATCTTCTGGTTGTATCATAAATTTCCGGTTCTGCTTCTTCAGAAAGGCGGATAACTTTAGCATAACATCCTCCTTCATAATTAAATACTCCATCTTCACTCCAGCCATGTTCATCATCGCCGATTAGTTTTCTTCCCGGATCGGCAGAGAGAGTAGTCTTTCCGGTGCCGGATAATCCAAAAAATAACGCAACATCTCCGTGTTCTCCAAGATTAGCAGAGCAGTGCATTGACATAACATGATCAATAGGCATCAGGTAATTGAGAATAGTAAAAATTGATTTTTTAATCTCACCGGCATAGCTGGTTCCACCAATGAGTACAAGTTTCTTTCCAAAATTTATTATGATGAAAACTTCGGAGTTGGTATTATCAGACTGCGGATACGCGTGAAAGTTTGGCATCTGCATAACAGTAAACTGAGGAACATGATTTTCAAGCTCTGAAGAATCATTATATCTTCTGAACATGTTTCTCGCAAACAGATTATGCCAGGCAGCTTCAGTTATAACCCTGATAGGCAGACGATATTTTTCGTCAGCACAAACATAGCAGTCTTCAACATAAAGATCTTTCCCCTGTATATAAGCCATCATCTTTGCGAAGAGACGATTAAAATCTTCTTCAGTCATTGATTTATTTGCTTTACCCCACCAGATATTTTTTTCGCTTGATGGTTCTTTAACAATAAATTTATCATTCGGACTTCTTCCGGTGTGATGTCCGGTTCTTACTACAATCGGTCCTAAATGAGCAAGCAATCCTTCTCTTCTCCTAACCACCTGTTCGTATAATGCAGGCGTTCCATAATTATAAAAGACTTCACGGATATTACGTATTCCCTGTGCCTCTAATTCTTTAATTACTTTATCTTTAAGAATCATTTTTACTCCTTAGTTTTCATGAAAGTTATATTTTAAAATAATTGTTACATCAAATCCGAAAAATCATATTCAATATTCTCTTCACAATAAAATGGTTCGCCGTATTTTTTTCGTATCTGGAAACCATAAAATTCTGCACGCGTTCTGACGTAATCGAGAAATTCCGGTTTACTGATAAATGTGTCTTCCTTTTTTGACCTTGGATTATGAAACTGGCTTTTATACTTGCCGACTGATTCCATTTTCTTTTGGAAATGCTCAGAGATGTCCACGATAAACGTTGGTTGAAACAGATATGTTTGCATATAATAAAATAGCTTTTTGGGTCTATATTGAATCTGGGACTTTCCGGCAAACTTTGTTTTGAATTTTTCCAGACCAGAACTAAAAAATGCTCTCTTTACTAAATTGCTCACATCCATGTGGTCCGGATGACGATCGTTAGAGTAAGGAGCAAAAACTATCTTTGGTTTGTATTTCCGAATAAGTACAACAACACTCCTGAGATTTTCTTGTGAAGCTAAGATATTGCCATCAGGAATACCAAGATTTTCGTGAGCTTTCAGATTAAGAATTTTTGAAGCAGCAGCCGTTTCTTTTGCACGTAATTTTACGTTGCCTCTTGTGCTTAGTTCGGCTTTAGACAAATCGGCAACACCAACCTTCAATCCCTTCGAAGTAAATTTCGCAATCGTTCCGCCCATTGATAGTTCTGCGTCATCAGGATGAGCTGCAAATACAAGAATATCTAATTCCATCGTTTAAACTTTTTCCTTTTTGAAGATATGAAATAATCCAAATATACTTTTACCGATCGAACAGTCAAAAAATATATTTTGTTCTAATTTCCCTTCTAAAATAAGTTTTATAAATAACATTTTTCACCATTAAGAAATATTTGATTTTTATCAACTAATGTTTAATTTGTAGTAATTCTTTTTACGGTCAAACCATTTTATAATAACGGAGTAATAATGAAATACCTTGCAACCGCAGTACTTATTTGTTCAATGTTCCTGACTGTTAGTAATGCACAGCCTGCATATCAATGGGTTCTAAAAAGATCAGGAAGCAGTCTCGGAGGACCAATAGATTATCACAATTTCAATCCTGATATAGTTTACTATGGCTCGAATGCTACTATTTACAAAAGCACTGATCGCGGTGAAACTTTTTCAGCCACAGGAACCAACGTACCTGGTTCTTCAGAAATAAAAGCAATATTGCTTGATGATAGTAACCCCGGAACTTTTCTTGTAGCAATTGAATCTTCACCTGAGAAAATTATGAAAACTACCAACGACGGTCAAACCTGGACAACATCTCTTAATAATGTAACATTTTCTTATTTCGGAATTCCAATAACAGAAGATCCATCACACCCTGACACAGTATATACAATGAACGGAGTTAATTTCCTTCGCTCGCCTGATTTTGGTGATACATGGATTACATTATCCTCTAATACTGGTTCGAACTCTGCACCTTGCGATATTGAAGTTTTCCCTGATACTAGTATAATTTTAATTGGTGATAACGGAACCGGAATATTCCGGAGTACAGATTATGGTGTTACATGGTCACAAGCATATAGTACTTCAGGTGAAATACCGACAATCTCTATTAATTATACAACACCGGGAATAGCCTGGGCTACTAAATGGGGCGGTGGTGGTGGATTATTAAAATCAACTAATTATGGTTCTACATGGAATTTGCAATCTGGTTTTACCGGAACGAGTATGTGGGGAGTTCACGTTCAACCAACAGACGGAAATATGGTTATTGCTGGTTGTTATTCCTGTGGAGCTTCATGGAGAACAAAAAATGGTGGACAAACCTGGACTCAAATTTCAATTGGCGGATCAAACTATCAATATTCAATTGTTGATTCAATGACACAGTTTGCTGCTCAAAGCAGCGGATTTTATAAACTGGAATCTCAATACTTTATTCCTGTTGAATTGGCTTCATTCGTCGCTGAATTATCCGGTAATGATGTAACACTTAGCTGGACAACGGCAACTGAGCTAAACAATCAAGGTTTTGAAATTGAACAAAGTTTTGATAACCAAAACTTCAATAAAATAGGATTCGTACCGGGATTTGGAACAACAACTGAAATGAAATCATATTCTTTCATCATTCCTGATGTCAATGCGGTTGTTCAGTATTATAGATTAAAACAAATTGATTTTGACGGAACATCAACAACTTTTAATTCTGTTGAAGTAACAGGACCAATGCCAGATAATTTTGTACTTAACCAAAATCATCCAAATCCATTTAATCCTTCAACAACTATTTCGTTCACATTACCCGTCGAATCGTATGTAACAATAAAATTATTTAATATGCTTGGACAGGAAGTTGCTAAGATTGCAGATGGAAGTTTTCAAACCGGGAGCCATAACTTTGAGTTTAACGCACAGAACTTAACAAGTGGTGCTTACATTTATACGTTAGAAGCTAATGGAGTGAATGGACAGGTGTTCAAATCAACAAAGAAAATGTTGCTGCTGCGTTAAAGAATTATCATTGATATAATTTTGTTTTTCATTTATTATGAAGTCCCGGTTTTCGGGACTTTTTAATTCAGGAGATACCTATGAAAATAAATTTTATTCTTGTTTTAGCTTTTATTTCTTTCATCGCTTATGCAAATATCGATTATCTGCATGGAATTGTTGGGATGACTTTAAGAGATGGAGGAATCGGTTGTATCTGTCACAATATTGAATCTAACGATTCTGTTTTTGTTTGGATTGAAGGACCGGATAGTGTAAAAAGAAATTCTACCCAACAGTTTAAACTATTTATGAGCGGTGGTCCGGCAATTGCCGGTGGTTTTAATTTAGCAAGTTATTTTGGGGAACTCGACTCTGTTGACACTTTAACACATGTAATGTTCGGCGAACTAACTCACACGCAGCCAAATCCATTCATAAATGATACTGTATCTTGGAATTTTTTATATACCGCACCCGATTCAATTTTAACTGATACGATTTATTCTGTCGGAAACAGTGTTAATTGGGACAGCATACCAAGTAA is from Ignavibacteriota bacterium and encodes:
- the bshB1 gene encoding bacillithiol biosynthesis deacetylase BshB1, giving the protein MELDILVFAAHPDDAELSMGGTIAKFTSKGLKVGVADLSKAELSTRGNVKLRAKETAAASKILNLKAHENLGIPDGNILASQENLRSVVVLIRKYKPKIVFAPYSNDRHPDHMDVSNLVKRAFFSSGLEKFKTKFAGKSQIQYRPKKLFYYMQTYLFQPTFIVDISEHFQKKMESVGKYKSQFHNPRSKKEDTFISKPEFLDYVRTRAEFYGFQIRKKYGEPFYCEENIEYDFSDLM
- a CDS encoding T9SS type A sorting domain-containing protein, encoding MKYLATAVLICSMFLTVSNAQPAYQWVLKRSGSSLGGPIDYHNFNPDIVYYGSNATIYKSTDRGETFSATGTNVPGSSEIKAILLDDSNPGTFLVAIESSPEKIMKTTNDGQTWTTSLNNVTFSYFGIPITEDPSHPDTVYTMNGVNFLRSPDFGDTWITLSSNTGSNSAPCDIEVFPDTSIILIGDNGTGIFRSTDYGVTWSQAYSTSGEIPTISINYTTPGIAWATKWGGGGGLLKSTNYGSTWNLQSGFTGTSMWGVHVQPTDGNMVIAGCYSCGASWRTKNGGQTWTQISIGGSNYQYSIVDSMTQFAAQSSGFYKLESQYFIPVELASFVAELSGNDVTLSWTTATELNNQGFEIEQSFDNQNFNKIGFVPGFGTTTEMKSYSFIIPDVNAVVQYYRLKQIDFDGTSTTFNSVEVTGPMPDNFVLNQNHPNPFNPSTTISFTLPVESYVTIKLFNMLGQEVAKIADGSFQTGSHNFEFNAQNLTSGAYIYTLEANGVNGQVFKSTKKMLLLR